AAAGCCCTGCCTACTCTGGTTCCAGTCTGCACATCCTTAGTAGGATGCTGACTTGATCCTTCACATCCTCTGCTCTAGCCTCTGTGGCTACTAGCTGTGTGGTTCCTCTACATTGTCTGCTTCCTCTTCTGGTGAAACCCTGGACTTCTTATATGTCCCATCTCAAATGTTACCTCTGTGAAGTGTCCTTGACCATTAACAGTAGAACTAATTGTTCCATCTTCTTTCATTGTCCTTTGTTCAGTTGGCTAGTAATTGTTTATGGTTTGTCTTCTTAATTAAATGTTGGTACATGTAAAGTACTTATAATAGTCCTGGCACACAGGAAGTGCTCAATATATGTTAACTAATATTCTTATTGGAACTTGAGTCTCTTGAGGGTAGAGACCTTGTCCTCTCCAATACCGTATATCCCAGTGCCTATAAAGTACTGCCTGGAAAACCAGAGACTTTAGTAAACGTTTTGTTTGTCCAGATAGCAGACACCCAGTGTAGACCATGAGCTGACTAAGGGCATATGGTTATACTCTATGGGGTAGCTGTCCTGGTCTATTTGTGGCTATAGCCTCACTGCTACAGGTTCCAAAGGGTGGGGTCCCAGTCGGGTAGATGGTGACTAGACGGGGGAGGAAGGCTTTGAGGCTTGGCAGGTCCTTATCACAGAGGGACAGCAGGTACCAAATGCTCTCAGACCAAATGAGCTATTAACCTTTGTGGAGCTGAATTTGACAACAGTTCCAGGATGCCAGTTAATGCCTAAAAGCAACATGTGTTACATGTGAAAAGCCTCCAGCCTAGGAAGTAGGTGACAGTAACTTCATCTTGTCTGGCTACACTAGCAGTGACAAGGCGACTTCTGGAGGATCCcaaaccaaatttttaaaaattgatacttGAATGAATAAAGactagaagaaagggaaagatctCAGGATGGAAGCTGCTCTAGCTTTGAGTTTGCTGAGGTGCTAGGTACCAGTTAGAGTCTAAGACCATAGCCAGGAGTCAAAAACAACCAGCTCTTAGGGGGCCGGTAGGGGGGCTAGTAATAACAGAAGTCAGATTCATGGCCACACTCAAAAAACTTGAAACATTACCCACTACCAATGACTTAGAGGTACTGTAGAGCCCAGACCTGGCTGATTCTTTGGTTAAAACAGGGATGTCAAGATGATGTCAAGTGATTGTGCACAGCAGGCAGAAATAATGAACTTTATGTCAGAAGGGGAAATAACAGGCTTCTAGATGATGTGAGAAATACCTACACACAGAAGCATGCTGAAACCACGTTAAGGGATGAAGCCTCACTCCACCCCCAAGAAAGAATGTGAGGGAGAGCAAGCAAGAAAGTGAATGAAGGCCTCTGGGACATTTGTATGTTCTAGTAAGAAACTGAGTAACGCTCAAGAAGGTGCAAAGcaaataatgtaaaaaatgtCAGTGTGAAATGTGGGGATCATGGGAAAGATAACAGGATACAACTCAGGAATCCTGCCCTCTAAGAGTTTCAGGATAGGAGATAAGGTCTGGTTTCAGAGAAAGGCCAGGTCTGAAAAGTATAAGGCATGAAAATATAGCATTTCAATCATCACTTAAAAGACTGTCTTAAGATCTGGCTGGGCCTTCCTGTAAATTTGGCAGTGTAAGCACAGCCCAGTTTCTCATGTTTTGACTTTTGGGCGCTGGTATAATCCAGGCCTACTCAGTCCCCATTGAGACAAGAATTAAAGAGAGGAGCCCTAACTCTCTTCATTTTTGGTTCTAAGCTATAGAAACGGCAGCTTAAGGCTGAGCACAAGTGATGGTATGACCAGCTCTGCGTCCAGAGGTTGTGAGATGGTGTTTTGTGGTAACTAGCAATAGGTTCCATTTGGGAGTGGCAGGACAGTCCGGGGGTGGAGGTCTGAGACGTAGAGCCAGACTGACCTCACCATTGTATAAGTCAGAATGGATATTCTAAGGGCTCACAATTCAGAGGAGCAGTTATGTAACTTGTGCATAGGTCCTGCATCAGCCCCCTGAAACATCTTTAGAACTGTCCCTACAGGTAGCAACCCAGATCCCACTGGATCCCTAGGATGATCGCAGACCCAATTTATGCCCTCTGACAGGTGGACAGGTGAGACCTTCATTCTGCTCCCAACTTCTTGCCTTTtacttgttcaacaaatatttgctgatcaTTTAATAAGTCCCGAGTATGGTGCTAGGTGCTAAGGGAATAAACAGATATATTAGGAGATGTTTCCTGCCGttaaatatgttttaatccaTTATTTAATATGAAACTTTCTTGCAGGGGAAAAAGTAAAAGTGGTCATGGTGCAGAAGGCCCTTCTCCTATGTCCTCTGACTCACTTCTCAAAGGAACCTCCACTCACCATTGGACTTTAGCTACTCTACCAAAAGCTACCCGTCAGCTGAGACCAGGCATCACAGAGGCCAGGGAGGAATTCTAGTAACCTCAGCTTTAAGTGCCGGGGCTGGGAGGGAGTGGCAATGGTAGGCTGACAGCCGAAGGCTCCCGCCTGTACACTTACGCCCTTGGTCTTTTACACCAGTATCCCGCTGGGTAGGGTAGAGGGCCAGGGAATGAGTTTCAGTTATTAAGACTTGCTTGAATCCAGGGCTAGGATTAGGATGAAGTGAATGAGGCACCTAGGATACAATTAAGGATGCCATTGCCTGACCCTGAGAGCTAGTGAAATCGTGTGTCCTGGGCCCCTCACTGGCCTCACTCTAATCCCTGCCCTGTTTTTATCAACACAGTTAACAGGAGAAGCTGGTTTACTacctgccctctccccagcagGTCCTCCTTTGAGCTGTCTGCATCTGCTTTTACACCAGTATCTTGCAGACTTCAGCTGTTATGTTAGCTATTCCCCAGTGGTCTCTTGTCTGCACTTCTGAGACCTGCAGACAAGAACTTGACCATGAGTCTGGGAAGGTGGTTCTTGGCCTGTTTTGGAGCAGGGGAAGAATGAGGTAAAGAAGATCCTGGCACTAATGTCAGGGGTGTGCTGGGAGGCAAAGCTTActcaggcttccagcctcctTCCCCAGCAACATTCCTGTTCACCCCAAGTTAGCTACTTTTTGACTTTCTAAAATGCCATCCCCCAACCTCTGAGGACAGAACCTCCCAGACTAGTTCCCTGAATCTCTGCCCTAAGCTTTTGGCTGGGCTACCTAGATCTTTTCTGAAATTTCTACTCTGAAATTTTCTGGATAGCCCAATCTCATGTTTTGTTCTAGCCAATAAAGGAGAGTCATTAATTAAatgtgatataatttatatacattagTGGAAATTTTCTTATAAGTAAGTTcacaagtgaaaaacaaaaactttaacaCAATCCTAATCTTTGGTTTTGGAAAGtatatttatagttattttatgGTTAGATCTTAGAGATATGAGGGTTGTGTTCTTTCTATATTGGAAGACAAAAGTATGCCTTGACATGGCATGGGCAAAGGACCCAGATGTGTGGAACCAAGGAAATGGCTACAGCACAGGACAAATCAcaccaaacaaaataaacaagtttttCCAAGGGTTAGTTGAAGATGCCAAGTTCAAATACCACAGTATGCATCACAGGTCCCTATCCCAAGCAGGGCCAGTCTCCCATCCTGGAGTCACAATCAGGAACTTTAAGAGATGAAGCAGCAAAAATTTTAGCACCAGCAAAGGATCAGGTGAACATAGGAGTCAAGATTCCTGGCTCTGACCTTTCAACTCCTTAAAGTATTCCTGTTTGGTATTATTAGGAACCTTCTTGATCCTTTGACTTTAGAGACAGTTTCTTAGTTCTTACAAATATTTATGCAAGTCCTTAGGGTATCTCTGAACTCAAactctgtttctgcttttaagCTCATTCCTCTGGGGGAACACAGCTTCTCACTTGGTTTCACCTGCACCTGTATGTGGATGACTGGTAGATCCAACCCTGATGTCATCTTTTTACAGTTTGGCCCTTTTTCTGATTGTGGGGGGTATCCATGTAGATAGCGCATGACATCTAAGCATGTCTAAACTAGATAAACTCAGCACTTTTCTTCTATCAATGTCTTAATGTCATCATGACTTTCTCCTTTAGCATAGTCTTGAAGCTCTCTTAATTCGTCTCTCTTCCACCATCACTGAATCCTGACACTTCTGCTTCTAATATACACATTCATCACTCCTTTCCAGACTCTGGTACAGGCACCAGTCATCTCATGTATAAACTACTGCAAGAGTCCCCCATCCTCCTCCCTGCCTGATGTATACAGCTCACAGACAGCTCTCCTAAGCCAATCCTGTGTTCCCATCGTTCTCAGAAGCTCAGTTGTTGCCATATGTCTTGTTAACTCATAATCTTTGTTTTCAGGACATTTGAACTTCTTCCACCTCTCTTCCCCTCGTTTCTGTGTGAAGGGCTTGGACCTTCAAGCTAGCTAGTGTGCATGCTTCCTGTCCTCTCTACGCAGCAGCTCTGGTCCTGGCTATCACTGTCATGTCTGGAATGTTCTGTCAAACCATATACCACCACCCATTCTTCAAAACCGTTTCTCAGCTGCTCATTCTTTGGGTAATTACTCTTGTGTTTATCTACGGCAGTGGCTCCCCAAGTTCCCTGTTTGTACTGAGTGTGTGCTTTTATGCTGTGTTTACCGCCCTGTGTCCCCTGTCAAGTTTCAGATCAGTCAACCAGGAATTCCTCTATACGGTCTAGGCCTATTTTCTATCAGTTATTTGGGGGAAGTtataaagaaacagaagacatGTCTCTCACTCAAGGAGCTTAATACAGCACTCTGCATTGGGAGTGGGTGGGCAGGGatgttaataaaatattaattaaagccTGCCTAGAATCCTCCAATGACGGCTAGAAAAGGCTCTTTACTATTTCCCTTTTGTAGTCAGGGAAAGAGAACTTACGGTGCTGATATTCCTTCCTGGGAACTATGAGTTAAGggggaaagaaattaaaagaagaaataactatCCAGATTTCAGATTGGAAACTCAAGTATACTGGAGCATGAAAAGACGTAAGTTTGAATAACTGCCACTTAACAGCTGTGCAATCCTGGACAAGTTATCATTAAacaccctcagtttcctcatcaggaaAGTGGAAATGCCGTCTATCCCACAGGGttcttatgagaattaaatgaaatatatatgtgatactgttttgtttactgtttacTGCTATTTAAATATAAGGCAGTGTTATTGCTTAGATACTCTACTCCAATCAAAAACAATGCAAAGTGTCCTTTCCCAATGAAGATGGACTGTCAAAGAGTGGGGCTTGGAACATAAGCAGAGGTAACTATGGTGCCCATCATGGACAGCATATCTTACTGGTCAAAGCTAGTAAGGGCACTGCTCTCTCTCCTGTGGCTGCTCTAACTAGTGCAGCCAGATTTCACAACCCCTGACCTCAAGGCATGTTTCTGCTCTGCATCAAAAGCTTTGATGCGAGCTGAGTAGCAGGGAAGTGCTAACAAGGATGAGTGCAGCTTGAGACGGGCAGAGCTTGTTCTAGCATGTAAGCCTCCATATTCAGGCAAGATTTCTGTCACTCAGAAACCGTATACAATGTTGATTTGTGATTTAGTGTTACTTCCAGAAGTGGCACTACAAAATAGTCTCCCTGCTCCAGGTCAGGCCACTCTCCAGGAATGGCTCTGTAgtcccttcctcttcttttccccTAAAGAACCATCTGTTTCTGGGATACATTTTGACCCAGAATCTCTTGTCTTATCAAGCAGGCTCTCCTTGGCCAAACCTAGGGGCACAGTTTAGCAGCTATGACCACTGCTGGAAGGGGCTAGACTGCCGCTTTGTAAGCCTGGAACAGAAGCTGTCTGTAGTTGTTCCATTTTTCTTGGGAAGAGCTGAAATCCTTCTGATAATGCTTTCTGAACAGGCTCTGAAGCCAGGAACAATTTCAGCCCATAGAGACCCTGCATAGGACTCTCGATCTGTCTACAGTGCAGCAATTTGGATGGTGAGGCACTTCCTACACTGTTCCCAACGAGACAGAGCAACCCTGTCCTTGACGCGCAGGCTCCTTGTCTCGGCGTGGCCCCGCTCTAGCCAGTGTTCCTTCGTTGGAAACTCCCTTGCCTCCCAGCATGTGCTGAAACCCAGAGAGCCCGGACTCCCGCCTATGCCACATACAGTACCATCTGGAGCTCATGCCGCAGGGAACACCAAGGTCGCAGGAGAGGCTGCAGATTCTGCTATAAACTAATTTTATTGATTCACCCCTTGGTCCCAGGCCAAGTGTGCATCTTCAAGCTCTCACTTTCCCCAGCAATGCCCCAAACAACTGAACACCTGCTGCAGGGGCTCCCAGACTAGCTTACCTCTGACGGGGCCCAGCACCCGGTGGCTGACCTTTTGGGtgctggagcccaggcctggcagCCCTGCAGGCCGACTGCCATGAAAAGGAAAGCTGGGGGAGTTCTTCATCTGTGGAGAATTTTGCTGGCTGCTGCTGCTACCACCAGCACTTGTGCCAGTGCTAAAACTTCTCATGCGGCTCAAGGTATTTTCAGTGCAGGAAACAGGCAGCCCACTGCAAAGAAGCAGATGCTAGTTAACCCCGGGCCAGGGAGGCTGTCTCAAGTCCTTCCCCATGCTCAGTAAAGCATCACCTCTGGGATGCAAAAGCACAGGGACTCATTCCAAGGGAGCAGGGAGGAAATCGTGTCCATGATGAGGTATCTAACCTGCGGTATCTTAGGATGGCTGGGAGCCCTTGTTCACACACACCCGCTGCTCCAGACAAGATACTGAGAGCCATAAGGGCCACCTGAGCAGCTTTAACTCCCAGTAAATCCCCCCTTACTGCCTTGGTGCTGCCCTTGGACCCCTCAGTCATTAACCACCACTGGAAGCTgagacctgcccccaccccccaatatTTGATTTCATGCAGGGCTCTGGAACAGGGAGTCCCCTAGCCTGCTTTTCAGATATCTAGCAAGTATGTGGTTCCAGGTAAAAGGGGAGAAGATCCCTTTTTCCAATCCTTTTAGAAGTTGGGAACACAAATTCCTTGGAACTCCTCACTCTAAAGCCCTGTTCCCCTTTCATACCCTTTCCCCCTTCTACCCTGCAGGTCTTACTTGTTACTTTTGGGTGGAGTTCGAGAGCCTCTCTTCTTGTTGACACCCGTGTTCACAGTGGTGCTTAGGCCTCGGCTGCTGCGCACGTGTTTTAGCATCCAGGCCCGGAGGTTCGTGAGGCTGCTGTGCTCTGACAGCACAATTCGGGGCCATGGATTGCATTCTGCCATGTCCAGAGCTGCAATGGCCATAGCTCGTCCCACCTGTGGGAGGAGTCTGGTTTGGCTCAGCGTCTTGGTCTTCCAACCCAGGGTGCTTTGTTGGCTTGGGGTACACAGCACAGTGTAAGGGAAGGGGAAGCCAGGCCTCAAATTTACTCAATGAGTATCCCAACTCTTGTGCCCATGTTGTTTATCACAATTGAATTTACAGCCATTGCCTAAACCATCACCCGCCCATCTGGGGCCCTCGTCCATCGTGAGCAGGGGCAGGCGGGCCTTCTTTTGGCACCAGGAAGTTGTTCTCCCAGCAGGTGAAGGCATCTGGATCCCTTTTAGAACCCACAGCTCTTCCTTCTCCTGGTGTGCCTCCTACACCGGGGTCATCAAGAGTGAACAAACCCAACAGAAGGAGGAAGTCAATTTCAGAAGCAAGAATGTGACTCAGGTGTGCTAGGGAATTCTCtgtggcggggcggggggggcagAAGTAATGCCTATTCATCGTCTCAATACCATTACAGTCAGAGGCCTGCGCCTGTTAACTGAGGAAAATAAACACGCAGTGAGATGGCGATAGTGGTGAGCCTCTCCTCAAAGGGCCTTAAAGTCAGGCAGCAGGAGTGATGGCCTCTCCAGACTTTGAGGTTCCCCCTTTCCCGACTCATGCCCTGCATTCATACCTGCTCAAACAGTTCCACAGTGTATCTGGAGGGGAAAgccggcgggggaggggggctggcacGCCCGTTGTCATGGCAGGCGGCAGGGATGCTGTTTACTGAGCGTCCAGTGTTGTAGTTGCATTCAAGTGTGTAGCTAAGACACAGAGACCTTTATCAATGTCCTGCCTGGACAGAATCTAGACAGAACCATGGGGGACAGACTAGGTGTTCTTAGAGATAATTGTTTGGAAAACGTGCACACAAGTAGAAAGTGCTAATCCCCAGCAACTAGCAACTGACCTTGGTACTTTGCCATATTCCTAGGAAGATCCCCAAAAGCTAGTATCCCAGACTAAAGACAGTAACACTAACTGTGAGTCTGTCTTTTGAGAAGACTTGGGCCATCCCCTGCCCCTCAAATACCCTAGACTGGGAATTGTTTTCTTTGGGAAGCTATTTCACCAACTGTATCCCAGTTTCCACCCAACCTGTGGATTATCCCTGAGGCTTTGTAGATTGCAACCCGGCCGCTTCCCTCTTTAGACTGGCCATCTCTGCGGTCTCGGGCATACATGTTCTTCTCTGAGAAATTGCAGCCCTGGAAGTCAAAATGGGCTGAGTTCAAGGAGATGAGCTTTGGATACAGCATATTTTCCACCTGTTTAGGAGAGGAAAAAGGCAACtcagaaggagagacagagagaaagaagggatgagGGCAAGGAAGCAACAGCAAGCATGGGGCCCTACGCCTTAACACAGCAGATACCTTCAGGACCATCAGTAGTAGTCAGTGTTTCTTAAATTCTCACTGGACATTTGACATTATTTCAAGGTATTGGAAAGGTATAATTCTACCTTTCTTTAAGCTCTTCTTGTCTCCAATAATGCAAAATTCTCCTTCTCCGCTGGTTTCCCAAACTCTAGAAGAGGCTACAATACTGACAGCTTGACCCTCTTTCAAAGGGCTTGATGTAATGACTGAGATATAAGGGCCCCCTGCTGTCTCTTCTTGGCCCAGTGAAGCTCACTCAGAAGTTGTCTCCTTCTTGCAGCCTGCCAGGCCTCCTTCCCTCTGTTCACGGCCTAACCTTTATCTCCTAACCTGCAACACTTCCCACACTCACATGACATTCTGCAGATTCCTACCTGGGTGTTCTCATCACTAAAGCTGTTTCCATACATGAAGCAGCCCCTTTTGGAAGCATGTCCGTGCAGGTCCACATAGTAAGCCACACCACTCTCTCTAGGGGGGATGGTGTCAGGCGCCGGTTGCTCAGCCTCAGCAGACTGGTGTGGCATAATCCACACGCTGCCAGGCTTCTCTTCTGCTGGGTCAGTGTGTGTCCAGGCGTCGGGGTTATCCCCGTCAGAGGAATGCCCAAGGGGAGCTTCATTTTGGAGATTGCTGGCTTTCTCAAGGtcagaaaagggagcatcagGAGGGAGATGGGGGCTGTGCTGGTGCTCGGAGGGACTCTGGGGGTTCAGACGGGAGTGCACATGGTGGTAGAGAAGCACAGCTTTAGCCCCGTAGATGGCCGGGTGCAGGACTGCATCAGGCTTCAGGTACTGACGGTTCAGATTCACTCCACGCGAGTCTGTGCTGTAGGGAAACAAGGGCTGAAGCAGGGTCTAGAGGGCAGAGCCAGCGAAGGGGACACTACGGTAGATGAAAAGGAGGCTAACTTATAAAATGAGAGGCTGAAGTTGCATTAGGAAAGAAAGACTTGCAGACAGGCCCTCTGCTCAGCTATCGCCTCTCTCGCAGAGACCTAAAAGAAGGGCCCCTCTACCAGACGGGCCTGCGGTCATTCTGGCCCTGCTCCTTCTACAGACTGCTGCTAGATGGGCTCACACGCCTTCTCAGGTCACTGGGCGATCAGATGGATCTGGCCTTGTTAGGGTGCAGGAGGACTGGGAGTACAGAAGTTAGAGGAGAGGCTGACAGCGTTTCATTGAGATGCAGGGCACGAGGGGACTGGGAACAATCCAGACGGGCTGGGGAGGCTTCTTACCGGTAGTGGCCCCGGACTACACCATCGGGGTTCAACATGGGAATCAGCTTAAAGACAAAGAGGCGACGTAGGGTTTGAGCTCGGGGGTCATCAGGTCGAAGGATGAAGTCCAGAAAGCCATTGAAGACAAAGCTAGATGGAGTCTCCCCGGGGTGTACCCTACTGCTTAAGAAGAATATCTGAGGTGGAGAGGAGAGCAGTCATTAGGTCAGTTGCTCTATGTTCCACGGGTAACAGAGAGGGGACGGCGGTGGGATGAGGTGGAAATAGCCACTGGATTTCCAGCTGGCTGAATCTGTAAACGGAGTAGGAGCTATCACACTCGCCTCAGAATGCAGGCTGAGGCTGTGTCCACAATGCCAAGCGATAACATGGCCTTCAGCTACCAACCGCGCCTGGAGCTGGGCACAGGCCAAGGGACTACCTTTATGCTCTTCCTACTCACCCTCTTGCCTGTGAAACAGAATGGTCGGGGGGTGGCTACATCAGGAAATAGCTGCTCTAAACGGGGCTCTCGATCTTCTCGAAGCCCATGGCAGGAACTGATTGTTAGCAGATCTACACGAAGCCCATCCAGAGAATAGCAGAGGATCTCCCGGTGGTAATAGATGGTATCCAGGGGGCTGTTGAGATAAAAATCATGAAGCCAGGAGAAGCCCCTAAAGTCCTGTCAACAGGTGGGCCTTGTCATGAGCCCAGGATTTGTAGCATCTGGTCCTGCACCCTAACCTCTGGGGCCTTACTGTCCCTCAGAGTGTTAAATGAGGCTGAGGATTTGGGTGGGTCCATATGACTAGAATGCAGTATATAGGACAGAATGGacttactgttttttttccccagattatGGCACTCTAAGATAGATGACTTTGCAGAGACACAGAGAACTGGTCTCTGTTGGGGCAGGAATAAAAGGTACGCTGAGCAATGGCAGTGCTGGCTAAATTCTGGAGCTGGGATACTAAGAGGTTTAAACTAGGCAGGTGGATGAGTGGAGTGGAGTGGTGGTATGCTGAGAtcaaagtcacacagagacaTTTATCAAAGGTACCCAAAGTCCCACGTTCTGTACAGAGAAAAGAACAGATGAGGTTTTGGTTCAGGGCCCTTAGGGCAAGTTCCAGGAGTAGCAGAGGTGCCGTCTGGCCCAGGGCTGTGTGACAAGAGTAAGAATGGGGTTGGCACCTGCTATGGGTAGGGTGGTTCTCCAGAAAGCGCTGGTCTAGCTGGTTTAGCAAATCCTGGCAGTCACTGTAGGAGAAGGGGTAGCAGAAGGCGAAGAAGGTGGTGGCCCCTCGGCCTTCCACGAAACGGTGAACAAAGGATAACACAAACTGCGTCTCTGTCATCTgaggagcagaggagggagagggagaggcaaCATGCCATCGGTGTCAGAACTGAGATCCTACCGGCGTCACTGAGAACTGACCTCACACCCTCATCACCTTTATTAGCTGCCCTCCCTCTGAGACTTTCCACGTGACAACCAGCTCGTTCTAGGCTTCCTAAGGCAGGGGCTTATTCTGGACTCCAGCTGGCACCAGAGGAACAAAAACCTGGCGTCCCATCTGCCCAGCACTCTGTTTCAAAGGGaactcctctttcctttctctcctctgccttTAGCATCCAAGTCTGTCTTTCCTCCTCATGGAGGACTTACCTCAAAGGTGGGCCGGTCTCGAATGCGTTCCCAGCGTGGCCGGGTGGGCAGTGTGCGCACAAAGGGGGCCATGCCCTGGGAATACAGCTTGCTTTGCTTGTTCATGTTCATAATGTTGATCTTGATGA
The genomic region above belongs to Vicugna pacos chromosome 15, VicPac4, whole genome shotgun sequence and contains:
- the AGBL5 gene encoding cytosolic carboxypeptidase-like protein 5 isoform X4 — protein: MELRCGGLLFSSRFDSGNLAHVEKVESVSSDGEGVAGGASASTSSIASSPDYEFNVWTRPDCAETEFENGNRSWFYFSIRGGTPGKLIKINIMNMNKQSKLYSQGMAPFVRTLPTRPRWERIRDRPTFEMTETQFVLSFVHRFVEGRGATTFFAFCYPFSYSDCQDLLNQLDQRFLENHPTHSSPLDTIYYHREILCYSLDGLRVDLLTISSCHGLREDREPRLEQLFPDVATPRPFCFTGKRIFFLSSRVHPGETPSSFVFNGFLDFILRPDDPRAQTLRRLFVFKLIPMLNPDGVVRGHYRTDSRGVNLNRQYLKPDAVLHPAIYGAKAVLLYHHVHSRLNPQSPSEHQHSPHLPPDAPFSDLEKASNLQNEAPLGHSSDGDNPDAWTHTDPAEEKPGSVWIMPHQSAEAEQPAPDTIPPRESGVAYYVDLHGHASKRGCFMYGNSFSDENTQVENMLYPKLISLNSAHFDFQGCNFSEKNMYARDRRDGQSKEGSGRVAIYKASGIIHSYTLECNYNTGRSVNSIPAACHDNGRASPPPPPAFPSRYTVELFEQVGRAMAIAALDMAECNPWPRIVLSEHSSLTNLRAWMLKHVRSSRGLSTTVNTGVNKKRGSRTPPKSNNGLPVSCTENTLSRMRSFSTGTSAGGSSSSQQNSPQMKNSPSFPFHGSRPAGLPGLGSSTQKVSHRVLGPVRGKLVWEPLQQVFSCLGHCWGK
- the AGBL5 gene encoding cytosolic carboxypeptidase-like protein 5 isoform X2, giving the protein MELRCGGLLFSSRFDSGNLAHVEKVESVSSDGEGVAGGASASTSSIASSPDYEFNVWTRPDCAETEFENGNRSWFYFSIRGGTPGKLIKINIMNMNKQSKLYSQGMAPFVRTLPTRPRWERIRDRPTFEMTETQFVLSFVHRFVEGRGATTFFAFCYPFSYSDCQDLLNQLDQRFLENHPTHSSPLDTIYYHREILCYSLDGLRVDLLTISSCHGLREDREPRLEQLFPDVATPRPFCFTGKRIFFLSSRVHPGETPSSFVFNGFLDFILRPDDPRAQTLRRLFVFKLIPMLNPDGVVRGHYRTDSRGVNLNRQYLKPDAVLHPAIYGAKAVLLYHHVHSRLNPQSPSEHQHSPHLPPDAPFSDLEKASNLQNEAPLGHSSDGDNPDAWTHTDPAEEKPGSVWIMPHQSAEAEQPAPDTIPPRESGVAYYVDLHGHASKRGCFMYGNSFSDENTQGCNFSEKNMYARDRRDGQSKEGSGRVAIYKASGIIHSYTLECNYNTGRSVNSIPAACHDNGRASPPPPPAFPSRYTVELFEQVGRAMAIAALDMAECNPWPRIVLSEHSSLTNLRAWMLKHVRSSRGLSTTVNTGVNKKRGSRTPPKSNNGLPVSCTENTLSRMRSFSTGTSAGGSSSSQQNSPQMKNSPSFPFHGSRPAGLPGLGSSTQKVSHRVLGPVREPRSQDRRRRQQPLTHHPTSSSLAPSPAPASSNPASSHNVGSCLLPNSLSIAGSSCSFLSSGDKPEAVVVIGKGLLGAGPRIPCIRTRLQARPRLGRGSPPTRRGMKGSSGPTSPIPQTGESSEPEVGPRSAPRLPQARPSRPRSAPAFSPISCSLSNSQSRICYSRGPLSQTEVCLVPKSPPLTVSPRV
- the AGBL5 gene encoding cytosolic carboxypeptidase-like protein 5 isoform X1; protein product: MELRCGGLLFSSRFDSGNLAHVEKVESVSSDGEGVAGGASASTSSIASSPDYEFNVWTRPDCAETEFENGNRSWFYFSIRGGTPGKLIKINIMNMNKQSKLYSQGMAPFVRTLPTRPRWERIRDRPTFEMTETQFVLSFVHRFVEGRGATTFFAFCYPFSYSDCQDLLNQLDQRFLENHPTHSSPLDTIYYHREILCYSLDGLRVDLLTISSCHGLREDREPRLEQLFPDVATPRPFCFTGKRIFFLSSRVHPGETPSSFVFNGFLDFILRPDDPRAQTLRRLFVFKLIPMLNPDGVVRGHYRTDSRGVNLNRQYLKPDAVLHPAIYGAKAVLLYHHVHSRLNPQSPSEHQHSPHLPPDAPFSDLEKASNLQNEAPLGHSSDGDNPDAWTHTDPAEEKPGSVWIMPHQSAEAEQPAPDTIPPRESGVAYYVDLHGHASKRGCFMYGNSFSDENTQVENMLYPKLISLNSAHFDFQGCNFSEKNMYARDRRDGQSKEGSGRVAIYKASGIIHSYTLECNYNTGRSVNSIPAACHDNGRASPPPPPAFPSRYTVELFEQVGRAMAIAALDMAECNPWPRIVLSEHSSLTNLRAWMLKHVRSSRGLSTTVNTGVNKKRGSRTPPKSNNGLPVSCTENTLSRMRSFSTGTSAGGSSSSQQNSPQMKNSPSFPFHGSRPAGLPGLGSSTQKVSHRVLGPVREPRSQDRRRRQQPLTHHPTSSSLAPSPAPASSNPASSHNVGSCLLPNSLSIAGSSCSFLSSGDKPEAVVVIGKGLLGAGPRIPCIRTRLQARPRLGRGSPPTRRGMKGSSGPTSPIPQTGESSEPEVGPRSAPRLPQARPSRPRSAPAFSPISCSLSNSQSRICYSRGPLSQTEVCLVPKSPPLTVSPRV
- the AGBL5 gene encoding cytosolic carboxypeptidase-like protein 5 isoform X3, with protein sequence MELRCGGLLFSSRFDSGNLAHVEKVESVSSDGEGVAGGASASTSSIASSPDYEFNVWTRPDCAETEFENGNRSWFYFSIRGGTPGKLIKINIMNMNKQSKLYSQGMAPFVRTLPTRPRWERIRDRPTFEMTETQFVLSFVHRFVEGRGATTFFAFCYPFSYSDCQDLLNQLDQRFLENHPTHSSPLDTIYYHREILCYSLDGLRVDLLTISSCHGLREDREPRLEQLFPDVATPRPFCFTGKRIFFLSSRVHPGETPSSFVFNGFLDFILRPDDPRAQTLRRLFVFKLIPMLNPDGVVRGHYRTDSRGVNLNRQYLKPDAVLHPAIYGAKAVLLYHHVHSRLNPQSPSEHQHSPHLPPDAPFSDLEKASNLQNEAPLGHSSDGDNPDAWTHTDPAEEKPGSVWIMPHQSAEAEQPAPDTIPPRESGVAYYVDLHGHASKRGCFMYGNSFSDENTQVENMLYPKLISLNSAHFDFQGCNFSEKNMYARDRRDGQSKEGSGRVAIYKASGIIHSYTLECNYNTGRSVNSIPAACHDNGRASPPPPPAFPSRYTVELFEQVGRAMAIAALDMAECNPWPRIVLSEHSSLTNLRAWMLKHVRSSRGLSTTVNTGVNKKRGSRTPPKSNNGLPVSCTENTLSRMRSFSTGTSAGGSSSSQQNSPQMKNSPSFPFHGSRPAGLPGLGSSTQKVSHRVLGPVRGSSCSFLSSGDKPEAVVVIGKGLLGAGPRIPCIRTRLQARPRLGRGSPPTRRGMKGSSGPTSPIPQTGESSEPEVGPRSAPRLPQARPSRPRSAPAFSPISCSLSNSQSRICYSRGPLSQTEVCLVPKSPPLTVSPRV